The following coding sequences lie in one Treponema socranskii subsp. buccale genomic window:
- a CDS encoding Imm26 family immunity protein: MARRKKVGDIYRFDFDEKFHCYCQILEANDVAFFNYYSDSEDDNINEVIEKDEVFRIWLDRDCLKSDKWKFICNMELSEKRKIVSNKYNKPIGSDYYQLYKDGQFFRTTRENCIGLEYTAAWMELGVIDRLNYSFFGKPLPEHIKKDIPFYE, from the coding sequence ATGGCAAGAAGAAAGAAGGTTGGCGATATATACAGATTTGATTTTGATGAAAAATTTCATTGCTATTGTCAGATATTAGAAGCAAATGATGTAGCTTTTTTCAATTATTATTCAGATTCTGAAGATGACAATATAAATGAAGTAATAGAAAAGGACGAAGTTTTTAGAATCTGGCTTGACCGTGATTGCTTAAAAAGCGATAAATGGAAATTTATATGCAATATGGAACTTTCGGAAAAAAGAAAAATTGTTTCTAACAAGTACAATAAGCCAATAGGTTCAGATTATTATCAATTATATAAAGATGGCCAGTTTTTTAGGACTACAAGAGAAAATTGCATCGGATTGGAATATACAGCTGCATGGATGGAGTTAGGTGTAATAGATAGATTGAATTATTCTTTTTTTGGAAAACCTCTGCCTGAGCATATCAAAAAGGATATTCCTTTTTATGAATAG
- a CDS encoding DUF5312 family protein → MSLFRAIVVFFESIFHKDSPEVQQRLQKKKLESEIISAQPALYRNGRILPNFAEAVRILYVNTYPLNELFAGTIGGSDIPKQRRFEAQLVLTGFTPEDQEAVKSLSYANRKKAAAAAGADQDREFERQRHTLEKIINALNGDSFKNIDKELISLHQLVDLCRFNFAAIIHPFDANFTTINMSYKPVYQEVPLTRIGNAIEDLYFQIEGLQISTAVVQAVIALAQLKNNGSLSASRTETYTENVKKIAYIITRVLTPPRLQALIRIYKENAEYNPSSVEYHESARKNFATWLQQQYQADEQRIKAELKDERLSSELSKLFNGSPLATIAGYDASTNEKLRANTAFAFTWITPLQILKTFLQQYLTQPIQALLNNIIIEGFFNNQTYKSEFSSSVYASGESRSRIKAFENLFSRGKMFDTAILESYIIDSHKDSDFYSKLETMVSAINANAQKIIQEEIQHLQTVYIQINELLADAKKANSEIISNLKILMMSSRNRDGIDLLERQLPNWAIFFEIMKNYTIINVKAN, encoded by the coding sequence ATGAGTTTATTCCGCGCGATCGTCGTTTTTTTCGAATCGATATTTCATAAAGATTCCCCCGAAGTGCAGCAGCGCCTGCAGAAAAAAAAGCTCGAAAGCGAAATCATTTCCGCACAGCCCGCCCTGTACCGGAACGGACGTATTTTGCCGAACTTTGCCGAAGCCGTGCGCATTCTGTACGTAAACACGTATCCGCTCAACGAATTGTTTGCCGGAACGATCGGCGGTTCCGACATCCCGAAGCAGCGACGCTTTGAAGCCCAACTCGTACTGACCGGTTTTACGCCCGAAGATCAGGAAGCGGTAAAATCGCTTTCGTATGCAAACAGAAAAAAAGCCGCGGCGGCAGCGGGAGCCGATCAGGATCGCGAATTCGAGCGCCAACGGCACACGCTTGAAAAAATAATAAACGCGCTCAACGGCGATTCATTTAAAAACATCGACAAAGAATTGATATCGTTGCATCAGCTCGTCGACTTATGCCGTTTCAATTTCGCCGCAATCATCCATCCTTTCGATGCGAATTTTACGACAATCAATATGTCGTACAAACCGGTATATCAGGAAGTGCCGCTTACACGGATCGGAAACGCGATCGAAGATTTATATTTTCAAATCGAAGGGTTGCAGATTTCGACTGCCGTCGTGCAAGCCGTCATCGCGCTCGCACAGCTGAAAAACAACGGCTCTCTTTCCGCATCCCGAACGGAAACGTATACCGAAAACGTAAAAAAGATCGCATACATCATAACGCGCGTACTCACACCGCCGCGCTTGCAGGCGCTCATCCGCATATACAAAGAAAACGCGGAGTACAACCCCTCGTCGGTCGAATATCATGAATCGGCAAGAAAAAATTTTGCAACGTGGCTCCAACAGCAGTATCAGGCGGATGAACAGCGGATCAAAGCGGAACTCAAAGACGAGCGGCTTTCGAGCGAACTTTCAAAACTCTTTAACGGTTCGCCGCTTGCGACGATTGCGGGCTATGATGCAAGTACGAATGAAAAACTCCGTGCAAATACCGCATTCGCATTTACGTGGATCACGCCGCTGCAAATCCTCAAGACTTTTTTGCAGCAATATCTCACCCAGCCGATACAAGCGCTTTTGAACAATATCATCATTGAAGGTTTTTTTAACAATCAAACGTACAAATCGGAATTTTCAAGCAGCGTGTATGCCTCGGGTGAAAGCCGCAGCAGAATCAAAGCGTTCGAAAATCTTTTTTCGCGCGGGAAAATGTTCGACACCGCCATACTCGAAAGTTATATCATCGACAGTCACAAAGACAGCGATTTTTATTCGAAGCTTGAAACGATGGTCTCGGCGATCAATGCGAATGCGCAAAAAATTATACAGGAAGAAATACAACATCTGCAAACCGTATACATCCAAATAAACGAATTGCTTGCCGACGCGAAAAAAGCGAACAGTGAAATCATTTCAAACCTTAAAATACTTATGATGTCGTCGCGGAACAGAGACGGTATAGATCTGCTCGAACGACAGCTTCCGAACTGGGCAATTTTCTTTGAGATTATGAAAAATTATACGATAATAAATGTAAAGGCAAATTAG
- a CDS encoding Rpn family recombination-promoting nuclease/putative transposase → MEYTHKPVEELTFTDDFMFGTVMKNKVICKGVLERLLHIKVGKIEYPSLQKTITPFYESKGIRLDVYVSDPDRIFDIEIQTSIPPSLPKRTRYYQSLMDVDNLLRGQSYAELKESCVIFICTQDPFGRGLPVYEFRNICTADDMLFLDDKSAKVFYNVGAYDKEDEPELSALLEYLCERRATSGFTQHIDELVEKAKRNEKFRSWYMSLNIREDDLRREGLQLGEKIGFERGIRKGRKDGLLQGRRDGVAAGAYQKARETAKLMAERKYPLSEILLMTGLSEAEIKKL, encoded by the coding sequence ATGGAATATACCCATAAACCCGTCGAAGAACTCACCTTTACCGACGACTTTATGTTCGGCACGGTCATGAAAAATAAAGTTATATGCAAAGGTGTATTGGAGCGCCTTTTGCACATCAAAGTCGGTAAAATCGAATATCCCTCCCTGCAAAAAACGATCACTCCGTTTTACGAAAGTAAGGGCATACGCCTCGACGTCTATGTCTCCGACCCCGATCGCATCTTCGATATAGAAATACAAACGTCGATACCGCCCTCTCTTCCCAAACGCACGCGTTATTACCAAAGCCTTATGGATGTCGATAACCTCTTGAGAGGACAAAGCTACGCCGAACTGAAAGAGAGCTGCGTCATCTTTATCTGTACGCAGGATCCCTTCGGTAGAGGTTTGCCTGTCTATGAGTTTCGTAATATCTGTACCGCCGACGATATGCTTTTTCTTGATGACAAAAGCGCTAAGGTGTTTTATAATGTGGGTGCCTACGATAAAGAGGATGAGCCTGAATTGAGCGCTTTGTTGGAGTATCTTTGCGAGAGGCGGGCGACGAGCGGTTTTACACAGCACATCGATGAGCTTGTCGAAAAAGCGAAACGGAACGAAAAGTTCAGGAGCTGGTATATGTCGTTGAATATACGGGAAGATGATTTACGCAGAGAGGGTTTACAGCTGGGTGAAAAGATCGGCTTTGAGCGGGGAATACGCAAAGGCAGAAAAGACGGACTCTTACAAGGCCGACGCGACGGTGTCGCTGCGGGAGCGTATCAAAAAGCACGAGAAACGGCAAAGCTGATGGCTGAACGCAAGTACCCGCTATCTGAGATTCTCCTTATGACCGGCCTCTCGGAAGCGGAAATTAAAAAACTGTAG
- the dusB gene encoding tRNA dihydrouridine synthase DusB, translating into MPYHPVAIGSLTLGGNIFLAPVAGYSDRSFRSICIDCGASFTYTEMVSAEALVRDNDKTERLLRKAENETAYAVQIFGGNPDVIAKAAALVAEKTDCACIDINCGCPVPKIVKTGAGAALTKNPEKLYAVVQAAVRALEHAKRPVPVTVKIRSGWDDKTITWKEAADAVLSAGVKAITMHPRTRAQGYEGKADWNALTELVSFVSGRVGVFGSGDLFSPEDARAMFEATGCDAVMFARGAMGNPFIFTKTKALLTTGSYEDVGIRARIDAGFRELKLLIEDAGEANACKEMRKRFCAYTKGIPGGAELRAKLVHASSEADYRAILSGLRG; encoded by the coding sequence ATGCCGTATCATCCCGTTGCGATCGGTTCTCTGACGCTCGGCGGAAATATATTCCTCGCACCCGTAGCCGGATACAGCGACCGCTCGTTCCGTTCGATCTGCATCGACTGCGGCGCTTCGTTCACATATACCGAAATGGTATCCGCCGAAGCGCTCGTCCGAGACAACGATAAAACCGAACGCCTTTTGCGAAAAGCTGAAAATGAAACGGCGTATGCTGTACAAATCTTCGGCGGCAATCCGGACGTCATCGCAAAGGCGGCCGCCCTCGTCGCAGAAAAAACCGACTGCGCATGCATCGACATAAACTGCGGCTGCCCCGTTCCGAAAATCGTAAAAACCGGAGCCGGAGCCGCGCTCACGAAAAACCCCGAGAAATTATATGCCGTCGTACAAGCGGCCGTCCGCGCACTCGAACATGCAAAACGGCCCGTTCCCGTCACCGTAAAGATCCGCTCCGGCTGGGACGATAAAACGATCACGTGGAAAGAAGCGGCGGACGCGGTTCTTTCGGCAGGCGTCAAAGCGATTACGATGCACCCGCGGACGAGAGCTCAGGGCTACGAAGGCAAAGCCGATTGGAATGCGCTCACCGAGCTCGTTTCATTCGTGTCCGGCCGCGTCGGCGTTTTCGGCTCGGGCGATCTCTTTTCTCCGGAAGACGCACGAGCGATGTTCGAAGCGACAGGCTGCGATGCGGTGATGTTTGCGCGCGGTGCGATGGGAAATCCGTTTATCTTCACAAAGACAAAAGCGCTCCTCACGACCGGAAGCTATGAAGACGTCGGCATCAGAGCGCGCATCGATGCGGGTTTCCGCGAACTTAAACTCCTCATCGAAGATGCAGGTGAAGCGAACGCATGCAAAGAAATGCGAAAACGATTTTGCGCGTATACGAAAGGCATCCCCGGCGGCGCGGAGCTGAGAGCGAAACTCGTTCACGCGTCGAGCGAAGCCGACTACCGTGCGATACTTTCGGGACTGCGAGGATAA
- a CDS encoding TatD family hydrolase has protein sequence MQFFDTHAHIGLIYDDPIEQLRVIQQAKQAGVARIISINNSLLDFKRVYNTLKAVNGIYHAVGVAPSEVTNPGKDYVTAIEENLKLPNVVAVGETGLDYYKQFGDKRSQIELFITQLEIAQKHNLPVIIHNRDAGKDIFDVLSERIPQAGAIFHCYSEDADYAKRCLDAGMNVWFSFAGNLTYRNARNLHETALNVPVDRILIETESPFMIPAEFREKKRTMPAYITSTAHFLSDLLETDIEQLAAQLWKNSCKAFNLPE, from the coding sequence ATGCAATTTTTTGATACTCACGCCCACATCGGGCTGATCTATGACGACCCTATTGAGCAGCTCCGCGTCATTCAACAGGCAAAACAAGCCGGCGTTGCCCGCATCATATCCATCAACAACAGTCTCCTCGATTTTAAGCGCGTGTACAATACGCTGAAAGCGGTAAACGGCATCTACCATGCGGTCGGAGTCGCTCCGTCCGAAGTGACGAATCCGGGCAAAGACTACGTAACTGCAATCGAAGAAAATCTCAAATTACCGAACGTCGTCGCCGTCGGCGAAACGGGACTCGATTACTACAAGCAATTCGGCGACAAGCGCTCGCAAATCGAATTGTTTATCACGCAGCTCGAAATCGCACAAAAGCACAACCTGCCGGTTATCATCCACAACCGCGACGCGGGTAAAGACATATTCGACGTACTTTCCGAACGCATTCCGCAGGCGGGTGCGATTTTCCACTGCTATTCGGAAGACGCCGACTACGCAAAGCGCTGTCTCGACGCGGGCATGAACGTGTGGTTTTCGTTCGCGGGAAATTTAACGTACCGCAATGCGCGCAACCTCCACGAAACGGCGCTCAACGTACCCGTTGACAGGATCCTCATCGAAACGGAAAGTCCCTTTATGATTCCGGCCGAATTCCGCGAAAAAAAGCGTACGATGCCGGCATACATCACGTCGACGGCGCATTTCCTTTCAGACCTGCTCGAAACGGATATCGAACAGCTCGCCGCTCAGCTTTGGAAAAACAGCTGCAAAGCGTTTAACCTTCCCGAATAA
- a CDS encoding winged helix-turn-helix domain-containing protein, translating to MTGADRQVDFFDHRLLDEQLSSRLRLAVMSVLLGCEKIEFTVLRDTVHATDGNLTAHCKKLENAGYLTVEKRFVNRKPVTMYSATPLGRKAVKKYARQLASLLEK from the coding sequence ATGACCGGTGCTGATCGCCAAGTCGATTTTTTCGATCACCGTCTGCTCGACGAACAGCTGTCTTCCCGTCTGCGTCTTGCGGTTATGTCCGTATTGCTCGGCTGTGAAAAAATCGAATTTACCGTGCTGCGCGATACGGTACATGCGACCGACGGTAACCTCACCGCCCACTGCAAAAAATTGGAAAACGCCGGTTATCTGACGGTGGAAAAACGTTTCGTAAACCGAAAACCCGTAACGATGTACAGTGCGACGCCGCTCGGACGAAAAGCGGTAAAAAAATATGCCAGGCAGCTCGCCTCTCTCTTGGAAAAGTGA
- a CDS encoding transglutaminase domain-containing protein — MRMRRKPVIERLDPPIGSPGDLVIIRGKHFGNMQGSGYVEFAGSKLTASSYIAWTDKEIKVILPANVSDGLVFVGTEINRSEPSFFTNEREIPVAARPKMQTSLPFIASISNASPAVGSLIVISGKNFGNTHDDADVFFATEREIPPNRSTLAYESGAPGTIYIPANKTDFDYEFWSDTEIRVRVPDGAASGSIYVETPAGKSDLQKLTIDSRIGSKTYGTQRTYIMQLAADINDIETKQPATIRFYFPRPIVTAAQPFVELNERTPEPAIADYQNTIVHQLQASKGSSPAKQRFSQNFVVSVYEVKSTVQLKYVKSYSDMNKALYAASTRADKFIPSDDRAVTNLASSIVGKETNPYIKAKLIYTYMLDNYKLRDTAAKPESPLNLIKNKRGDAYCFALLYTALLRAAGIPALTDCGILVDRNIRTRNHWWCEFYLYGIGWIPVDPALGAGLSYEGWGETGDAKNYYFGNLDSQHITFTRGINDLKPAAGNTKIVQHPRGYALQSIWEESSEGTVRYSSFWADPVIIGVY, encoded by the coding sequence ATGCGGATGCGTCGGAAACCGGTTATCGAAAGGCTCGATCCGCCCATCGGCTCTCCGGGAGACCTCGTCATTATCAGAGGAAAGCATTTCGGCAATATGCAAGGAAGCGGCTATGTCGAGTTCGCAGGCAGCAAACTCACTGCAAGTTCGTATATCGCATGGACGGATAAAGAAATCAAAGTCATCCTTCCGGCAAACGTCTCCGACGGGCTCGTCTTTGTCGGAACGGAAATAAACCGCTCGGAGCCTTCGTTTTTTACAAACGAACGCGAGATCCCCGTCGCCGCCCGTCCGAAAATGCAAACTTCCCTCCCGTTCATCGCATCGATTTCAAACGCATCTCCGGCGGTCGGAAGTCTCATCGTCATCTCCGGGAAAAATTTCGGCAATACGCACGATGACGCCGACGTCTTTTTTGCAACGGAACGGGAAATTCCTCCGAACCGCAGTACGCTCGCATACGAAAGCGGAGCGCCCGGTACAATATATATTCCCGCAAATAAAACCGATTTCGACTACGAATTTTGGAGTGACACCGAAATCCGCGTACGCGTCCCGGACGGAGCGGCTTCCGGATCGATTTATGTCGAAACACCCGCAGGAAAATCCGACCTTCAAAAACTCACAATCGATTCGCGTATAGGAAGCAAAACATACGGTACGCAGCGCACGTATATCATGCAGCTTGCTGCGGACATAAACGATATCGAAACGAAACAGCCGGCGACGATCAGGTTTTATTTTCCCCGCCCCATCGTTACGGCGGCTCAGCCCTTTGTCGAACTTAACGAGAGGACTCCTGAACCCGCTATCGCCGATTACCAAAATACGATCGTCCATCAGCTGCAGGCAAGTAAAGGTTCTTCTCCGGCAAAACAGCGTTTTTCGCAAAATTTCGTCGTTTCGGTATACGAAGTCAAAAGCACCGTTCAGCTGAAATACGTAAAATCGTATTCCGATATGAATAAAGCGCTTTATGCGGCATCGACTCGGGCGGATAAATTTATCCCGTCGGACGATAGAGCCGTTACGAATCTCGCTTCGTCGATTGTCGGAAAAGAGACGAATCCCTACATCAAAGCAAAGCTCATCTATACGTATATGCTCGACAATTACAAACTGCGCGATACCGCGGCAAAGCCGGAATCTCCGCTCAATCTTATAAAAAACAAAAGAGGCGACGCCTATTGTTTTGCGCTTCTCTATACGGCGCTGCTTCGTGCCGCAGGTATCCCCGCGCTCACCGATTGCGGCATACTCGTCGACCGCAATATCCGCACGCGAAATCACTGGTGGTGCGAATTCTACTTATACGGCATCGGATGGATACCCGTCGATCCGGCCCTGGGTGCGGGTCTTTCGTACGAAGGCTGGGGTGAAACGGGAGATGCGAAAAATTATTATTTCGGAAACCTCGATTCGCAGCATATAACGTTTACCCGCGGTATAAACGATTTAAAACCCGCCGCCGGCAACACGAAAATCGTACAGCATCCTCGAGGCTACGCGCTCCAATCCATTTGGGAAGAATCGTCTGAGGGTACCGTCCGGTACAGTTCGTTTTGGGCAGACCCCGTCATTATCGGCGTGTATTAA
- a CDS encoding anti-sigma factor family protein, translated as MSTCPSNDIHSVYLDNELPETYVGTYEAHIKSCPKCAAKLASLRAVSAVFRSDAGGMTLDKASLDKSWERLQVRLSYSKTTNRVYRFPAHNFRYALSAAAAAAVFALIIPLRVLRSPSAVKTAAINPISRSTSVELAKNNVVINGNIEQPRAFVPSLPDETYGVNAEYGTAFDASFGGTRFDAVRTGERQLEDVDLFRPDFANGSSLAIKIGIPEIGFVPPAADIDFANGELVSSLK; from the coding sequence ATGTCTACCTGCCCCAGTAACGATATCCACTCGGTGTATCTCGATAACGAACTTCCCGAAACATACGTCGGAACATACGAAGCGCACATCAAATCGTGCCCGAAATGCGCGGCGAAACTCGCATCTCTCCGCGCCGTAAGCGCCGTCTTCCGCTCGGATGCCGGCGGCATGACATTGGATAAAGCGTCTCTCGACAAAAGCTGGGAGCGCCTTCAAGTGCGCCTCAGCTACAGCAAAACGACAAATCGCGTGTACCGCTTTCCCGCTCACAATTTTCGATATGCCCTTTCCGCAGCCGCGGCCGCTGCGGTTTTCGCGCTCATCATACCGCTTCGCGTTCTCCGCTCGCCTTCCGCGGTTAAAACCGCCGCGATCAATCCGATTTCGCGCAGTACAAGCGTCGAACTCGCAAAAAACAACGTCGTCATCAACGGCAATATCGAACAACCCCGCGCATTCGTGCCGTCTCTGCCGGATGAAACATACGGCGTAAATGCGGAATACGGCACGGCATTCGATGCATCTTTCGGCGGTACCCGTTTCGACGCGGTTCGTACGGGAGAACGGCAGCTCGAAGACGTCGATCTCTTCCGCCCCGACTTTGCAAACGGCAGTTCTCTCGCGATAAAAATCGGCATACCCGAAATCGGCTTTGTTCCGCCGGCCGCCGACATAGATTTTGCAAACGGTGAACTTGTGAGTTCGCTCAAGTGA
- a CDS encoding RNA polymerase sigma factor: MFTTVEENQSGSSHPLNAGNPADFKTIYDATMQLLFRISYRVVADEEAAEDLAHDSLIKANEKVLVFPSLNDAKYWLIRVVKNASLNYVKRKGRERKAYQKALYEDHRTAPSGETDVLKAEAAKKAREALAQLPEKLREVLILREYGDLNYKEIGKTLGITEGNVKVRVFRAREQLSKLLGEDDVYLPQ; encoded by the coding sequence GTGTTTACTACGGTAGAGGAAAATCAATCGGGATCGTCTCATCCGCTCAACGCGGGCAATCCCGCAGATTTTAAAACGATATACGACGCGACGATGCAGCTTTTGTTCCGCATTTCGTACAGGGTCGTCGCCGACGAAGAAGCGGCGGAAGATTTGGCGCACGATTCGCTCATCAAAGCGAACGAAAAAGTGCTTGTCTTTCCGTCGCTCAACGATGCGAAGTATTGGCTCATCCGCGTCGTAAAAAACGCATCGCTCAACTACGTCAAGCGGAAAGGACGCGAACGGAAAGCGTATCAAAAAGCGCTGTACGAAGATCATCGGACGGCGCCCTCGGGCGAAACCGATGTGCTCAAAGCGGAAGCCGCAAAAAAAGCGCGCGAAGCGCTCGCACAGCTTCCGGAAAAACTTCGCGAAGTTTTGATTTTGCGCGAATACGGAGATTTGAATTATAAAGAAATCGGAAAAACGCTCGGCATTACGGAAGGAAACGTAAAAGTCCGCGTGTTTCGCGCACGCGAACAGCTGTCGAAATTATTAGGAGAAGACGATGTCTACCTGCCCCAGTAA